The genome window ACAATCATTAAATTTGGTCTTAAATCTGGAGTTTTACTCTAGTAAGAAATTGTACAGCACAAAAACAGAATCAGTTGGAATTTCATAACCACTAGGGTTTTACTCTAGTAAGAAATTGTACAGCACAAAAACAGATAGGGACCGAACTGTCTCACGACGTTCGTTTTACTCTAGTAAGAAATTGTACAGCACAAAAACGTCTTTTGAAGAGAACATTTTTAGACCAAGGTTTTACTCTAGTAAGAAATTGTACAGCACAAAAACATCTGGGTCTAACATAGACTCAATTTCACGGTTTTACTCTAGTAAGAAATTGTACCTGAGTTTCCCAGTTAGTGGTATAATTAATTTGTAAATATCAAAAAACACTAACAAATAAGGATTTGTTTTAAAAAATAATAAGAAAAAAGTACTAACCTTTCATAACAATTATGATGTAATTATTTTAATAATAAAAATGTTAAAAAAGTTGTTCTTTTTTAGTTTTATAGTAAAAAACCTGATTTGTAAATGCATAATAACCTCTAATCAAAAATAAAAAGCGACTAGAAATGTATTTTGCTAGTAATGTTTGACAAAAATCCGGGTTATAAGTCGAAAAAATTGTTATGAAATAACGTTAAGTTCTAAAAAGATCACCTAAATTAGGAGGTCTTTTATAATTATGCGTTTGTAACTGGGAAATTCAGGATTGTACAGCACAAAAACATCTGGGTCTAACATAGACTCAATTTCACGGTTTTACTCTAGTAAGAAATTGTACAGCACAAAAACAATGAAGTAATCGAATATTTAAAACAATTAGTTTTACTCTAGTAAGAAATTGTACAGCACAAAAACATAACAGCAAAGTTATCATAATTCTGAATTGTTTTACTCTAGTAAGAAATTGTACAGCACAAAAACGGGGAGTGAAATAGATTCTGAAACCATTTAGTTTTACTCTAGTAAGAAATTGTACAGCACAAAAACTATTAAGCAGGTGTACCCAGATTTTATTGCGTTTTACTCTAGTAAGAAATTGTACAGCACAAAAACTCACCGCACCAGTTTCGTTCTGCGCTTTTAGTTTTACTCTAGTAAGAAATTGTACAGCACAAAAACAAATTATTTTCGGTAAAAGGGGAAATGTTTAGTTTTACTCTAGTAAGAAATTGTACAGCACAAAAACTAAATACTCAACATAAGAATTTGATAGTATGTTTTACTCTAGTAAGAAATTGTACAGCACAAAAACAATAAATTTATCAATATCAATATGATTATAGTTTTACTCTAGTAAGAAATTGTACAGCACAAAAACATTGATAAAACTATATAAAAACTCGGATAAGTTTTACTCTAGTAAGAAATTGTACAGCACAAAAACAGGGTTACAAAACTTATTTTGTTATTACCTGTTTTACTCTAGTAAGAAATTGTACAGCACAAAAACTAACAAGTGTGTCCATCTGGGCGGAGGTAAGTTTTACTCTAGTAAGAAATTGTACAGCACAAAAACAAAAGTTTTTTTGTTTAAGTCATAAACATTGTTTTACTCTAGTAAGAAATTGTACAGCACAAAAACAAAAGTTTTTTTGTTTAAGTCATAAACATTGTTTTACTCTAGTAAGAAATTGTACAGCACAAAAACTACCGCTATTATCGTTACTGTATTTAATAGGTTTTACTCTAGTAAGAAATTGTACAGCACAAAAACTAATACCAATATTATATTCATTAACTTTTAGTTTTACTCTAGTAAGAAATTGTACAGCACAAAAACAAATTGTTTACGGTAAAAGGTGATATGTTTGTTTTACTCTAGTAAGAAATTGTACAGCACAAAAACTAAAGCTGTTAAGATTAGGTTGGGGGTTTGGTTTTACTCTAGTAAGAAATTGTACAGCACAAAAACCTCATTTACAAGAAAAAAGGTAATTTTTTTTCTTTTTTTAAGCCAAAAATCACTTCAGAAAGATGTGGTTACTTGAAAAAACTAGTTTTTATCTTGTAAAAATCCAATTTTGCAACTAATTTTTCCTCTTCAGAATTATAAATCAACTCATTTTCATCAATTGGACTATTTTTAATATTTTCAAAGTAGCGAATTATCGGTAAATTATCAATAACATCTACAACTGTTTTATTTGAATAAAATGAAATCAGTTCAAGTTCACTAAATTTTGAAATATATTTTGTAAAATCATTAGTTAATATTAAAAAAGTTAGACTTGAATATTTAAAAAGTTTATCTAATTTTATATAGTCAAGATCTTTTAAAATTATAAGCGTATGTTTCATAGTGCTAAAAATAATATTAATTAAATTTTCAAAGTTATGCTGATTTATTAAGATGTCAGTTTCAACACTAAAAACTGCCTTGATCAATTTAGTATTATCAATTTCGTAATTTAGGAATGGAAACCCTAGCTTTTCATTGATATTAGCAACAATTTTGTCAATATTTTCGTTTCTAAAAAAGAGACTCTCAGCTCAATATTCATTATTAATTATTGAATCACCAAGTCAATTTTTAGTGCTAAGACTAAAAAAATCGGAAAATTTTGTTAAATTAGAAATTAAAATTACATCTTTTATTGAAATAGTTTTTGAGTTTAGTTCAAAAACTTTAGCCCCGGCTTCGTATTCGTATTTAAAAAGATCGGCTAAAAATAGGTCAGTATTCTCAGTTTCAATAATTTTTATATTAGTTTTAAGTTCGACTATGTTATTAAGGTTATTAAAAAATTTTAGCATTATAATTTAATATAATCCTCTTCTAAATTATAAATTTCGTTTTTAGACTTTGTGCCGTTAAGAATTTCGATGTTTTGGTACTGTTTTTCAGTTAGCATCACAATTCTGACATTAGAATTTTTGGGGATAATTCTTAATAATTTCTTTTTTTCGCTATTATATTGCAAGTGAGTCGGAATTACTTTTGAATAAATTGAATATTGCAATCTAATATATCCAAGTTTATAAAGTTCTTTAATAAATTTATTATAAAGTTTATTATCTTCTTCATTTTCATAGTAAATGTCATACATCAGTAAAATCCGCATTTCTCTAGTATTGACTTTGATCACTTTCTGCAGTATTTTCCTTTTGATTTTCTTTTAAATTAAGAATGTCCATAATTTCAAATTCAATATATTTACTAAATTTAATTTGTTTTCCTTTATATTCAATATGTTGGGCAAATGATTTAAAAAGTGTTTCCTTAAAATCTTGAAAGCTAAGAAATTCAGCATTAATATGATTATAGACAATATGATCAACTCAATAACGATAAGGTTCCATTAAATCACAGGCAAGTGGAAAATTGTTATTAAAACTTTTATGATAAATTCCAAGCCGATTATCAAGTCCTTTGCCACAAAGAATCCTTGCAACATAACTTAGCAAGACCATATAGCCATAATTTAGTAAAATGTTGATTTTATCGCTGCCATCATGATCGCGGATAAAATTTTTACCAAATAAAATTTTGAAATACAATTTAGCAGCGTGGCCTTCGCGGTTATTTATATCATAAGGTTGAACTTCGTGAAAATACTCTTGCATTTTTGTCTCATCTTCAAAACTAATTTTCTTAATTGCTTTTAAAAGATTTAGTGATCTTTGAATTTTTAGCTTAATTATTTCCTGTCAAGTTTTAGTTTTATAACTAATATCTCATTTTATTTGCTCTTGGAACACCTTATTATTATAATAGCCGTTATATGGAATGATTAGTGACTGCGGTAGGTGGTTTTTGCAAATGATAATGTTAACCTTTTTTTCAACAAGTTCGTTAATTACGGGAATTGACAGTGTTGTCCTGTCGTTTTCAAAGATTAACACATCAATTGAATCAATTGGGAAAACAAATTTTTCACTATCCTTTTTGATAATAATGTTATTTAGAAAAAGATAGACATACTCAGATTCGCTAATTTCAATGATTTTTTTCATAAAGAGCTCGCTTTTTTTTTTTTTTTTGAAAAAAACTAAAAAATATAGTATAATTTATTTTGCATACGTTAGTATGCGAATAAAATTTTACTCTAATAAGAAATTGTCGCACAAAAATAAGACGCATTATGCTGTCGAATTTCCCCACTTTGTGGGGTTTTTTTATTTTTTGAAAAAAAATAAATTTTTTTGCTAAAATTATTTAAATTTAACTTTTTTCAATAATTTTTTTTATTTTTATTTGTAAAAAATAAAAAAAATGTTCAATTTTTGGTAAAATTTATCTAATATAATTTTAAAACTACCTTTAAAAATAATTAAAAAATTAATAAATTTAAGGAAAATTATGGGCAAAAAACATATAACTATCGGTTTTGACCTTGGAATTGCATCTGTTGGATGAGCAATTATCGAAAGTGATACTAGTAAAATTCTTAATTGAGGATCGCGGCTATTTGAAGAAAGAAAAACAGCACAAAAAAGGCGTGGACACCGTTCAACTAGGAGGAATATTCGACGAAAAGCATATCGAAATCAAAAATTTATGAACTTGATTTTGAAATATAAAGAACTTTTTGGACTTGAAAATACTAGTCAAATTAGCAGAATTGATAAAAAAGATGTTGAAAATTATAAGAAGATCGAGGAAAAATTTACTGAAATTTATAGAAACTGTGCGAATAAATATCCGAATATTCTCGATTTGAAAATAAAAGCTCTTAATTCTAAAATTGAAAAATTAGAGTTAGTTTGAATTTTGCATGACTATCTCGAAAATCGTGGTTTTTTTTATGATATAGAACAAAATAGCGAAGAAGAAAAGAAAAAAAATAAAAAATTTGCCTCAAAATATAAGGGAAGTGAGTTTCCAAGTATTTTATTAGACAGATTTTTCAAGAAAAATGGGTTTTTTAATTCTTATGGTTTAGTGAGTGAATATGGATATAATTTTTCCAATCTTCACTGGAGAAATGAAATTAGTAAACTTTTTGAAATTCAAGAGATAGATTACGAATTTGGTAAAAAATTTTTAGATATTTTTAGTTCAGTCCGAGATTATGCAAAAGGGCCAGGATCAAAAAATAGTATCAGTAAATATGGTGTTTTTGAAATAGATGAGACCGGAAAAGTTGTTGAATATGAAAACATCTGGGATAAAACTATTGGAAAGTGTTCGTTTTTTGTTCAAGAAAGTAGAGTTTCAAGTAATTATCCATCATATGAAATTTTTAATCTTCTGAATCAATTAATTAATTTAAGTTCAGAACTAAAATTAGAAAACGGGAAGAATTGGCAATTAAAAACAAAAGATCGCGATTTTCTACTTGATAAATTATTAGAAGCAAGAAAAAATAAAAAAAATAAAGATGCTTCAATTGAAGATGATATTATAAAAATTATCCTTGCGGATTTTGGTCTTGAAAAAACTGATATCACTAATGATGATTCTATTCAAGGAAGAGACATTATTAAAGCAAAACCAACAACTAAATTAGAAACAACAAATAAATTACTAAAAATAATTTATTCGCATTCATCAAATGCTAAACAAGTAAAATCTAATAATTTAGTAGAATTTTTGCCCTTTTTAGACAAAATTTGTGCAATAGTCGATCACGATAAAGCTCGTGAAAAAAATGAAGTATTAAAAAAACTAGAAGAAAAAGGTATTTTCAGCAAATTTCAAATAATACCGGAAAAACAGGAAAAATTCCTAGACTCACTATTTAAAGAAAAATTAAATTTTAAAAAAATTGGAAATTTATCCCTAAAAGCAATTCATTTTTTTCTTCCTAAAATGATTAGTCAAAATAAAAATTCTGAATTTTTAAAATGAAACGATTTAGAAACTAGACAAACATGAGAAGAAGAAAAAAATAAAATTAAAAAGGTGAATAAAAAATCCAAGTACCTAAATCCACGAATTTTTGAAGATGAAATTATATCCCCAGGAACTAAAAACACCTTTGAACAAGCAATTTTAGTTCTAAATCAAATCATTAAAAAATACTCAAAAGACTATCAAATTGATGCAATAATTATCGAAAGTCCACGCACAAAAAATGATAAAAAAACTACTTACAAGATAAATAAAGCTATCAAAGAATCAAAAGAAAAAGATAAGAAATTATTTGAAGCCCTTAATTTAAAAGAAGAGGGTTATACTTTCGAGCAACTAAAATCAAAATCTAAATCACTATTTGACAAATTAAGACTTTACTATCAACAAGAAAAACTTGATCTTTATGACCTTGATTCGTCTGATGAAGGAGAAATTAAAATTAATGACCTTATTGAAAAAAGTCAAAATTACGAAATTGACCACATAATTCCCTATTCAATGTCTTATGACAACTCCCAGGCAAATAAAATTCTTACATTAAGAGCTAAAAATGGAGAAAAAAGAAAAGAAATTGCAAGTAAATATGCCAGAAAAAAAGGAGAAGAATATTTTAAGAAATATTTAGAAAAAGTTAAGGAATTATTTATTGATAGTATTAAATCTAAAAATAACACTGATTATGTCGATTTAGATAAAGATTCTTCAAAAAAAAAATATCGTTTATTAACATTAGAAGATTTTGATCAATATCATGCAGAATTTATCGCACGAAACTTAAATGATACAAGATATTCGACAAAATTATTCTATCATGCACTCCGTGACCATTTCCAAAATAATGAACATTTTGAATATTTAGATGAAAAATCTCAAATTCATAAAGTAAAAGTTGCAACAATTAAAGGGCATGTTACTAGATATTTCCGTGGAAAAACTGGTTATTCCAAAGACGAAATTTTTGAAAATAATGCAAAAGAAGATGAAAGTACTCACAAAAAAGTCATCAAAAAAAGACGGGAAAATAACGAACATCACGCTGTTGATGCCGCAATTGTTGCAATTATTGGAAATGAAAATCGGCAACTTGCCAATCTTTTAACTATTTCTGATAATTCATTTGAGAACTATGATGAAGATCATAAACTTAATGTTCGTACAGGTGAAATTGTTAGAAAACCAAAGTTTGAAATCGAAAAATTTGCTAAAATTGATGAACTAAAAAACAAAATTTTAGAACAATGTACTATTGCAAAAAATGAGATTCCTATTAAATTTTCACGTAAATTACGCACTATTTTAAATTGTCAGATTTCTAATGAAAATTTATGTGGTTTTAAATTTGATGAGAATCAAAACAAATATTTTAAGATTAATAAAATAAATCTACTAAATTCTACCAACGAAGAATTAGAAAAATATTTCATAAACCCGTTTGGTACGGAAGAAAGTAAATATAAAGTTTTAATGGCTGAATCACATAAGGTTGAATTTGAAAGACTAAAAGAGATTTTTTTTAAATATAAGGAAAAAGGCGATGCTTTTGCCAAATATATAGATGATTTAAAAAAAAAAGAACCTGAACTAATTGATGAAATTGATGCAGCAAAAGCAATTGGGAAAATTTTATATTATAAACTTGAGCCTTTAAACCAACAAACCTTTTATGGTGAGCCAAAAATTGTTAAAAAATACTATAAAAATATTCGAATAATTAAATATGATTCAATCCCAATTCAATTTAAAATGCTTAGCAAACACGATGGAGGAAAATCTTATAAGGACGATCTACGCTCACTTTACTCGCTTGTATACAAAGTATATGAAAAAGGAAAAGAAACTTATAAATCTATTCCAGTGAATTCAGCGCTTACTAAATTTGGTTCTAATAACAATGATTTATTAGATGAAAATAATTATAATAGCCAGAACTTATTGCTTTATAAGAATGATTTTACAAAACCTATTCCAACAGGTTGCAAACCAATTATAGCAATTAAAAAGGGTGTTATTCTCAAGAAAAAAAACTATGAAATCCAAGATGATTTTACAGAAACAGAAGAAAATGGAAGGTATTTTTTTATTTCTGGAATCTCAAAGGAATGTGGCAAAAATATAGATACCAGATTTACATTACGATTTATTGAAATAAGCAAAGATACAGTAGCTTCTAAACGAGTTACAGATAAGATTTTTAAACATTATGATCTAATTCATCTTGATGAACTAGGGAATGAATATCCAATAAAAATTAAAGAGCACACTGAAGAAGAAAAGAAATTATGCACTATTAAATAGTGAAGTTTTGTGCCTTTAAAGTAAAAATAATATGAAAACAAGTCCATTTTATTCAGGGATTAGAGTTATTGATCTTCCTCAGTCAGTTTTAATTTCGCTCTCGGTTATATTTTTTGTTCTTGCAATAATTTCAATTTCTTTTCATAAATATACAAGAAAAAAAATTAAAGAATATAAAGAATTACAAATGGAGGACTGGAGAAAAGAAAATCCAACTAAAAAGCATTTGAGTTATGAAAAAACCGGAATGTATTTGCCTGCCTGACAACGAGCCAAATATAATCTGCACATAATTTTATGTCTTGTTTTCCTTGTAGGCGGTTTTGTTTTTGCTTTCGGAAATACACTAACAACTTTATAAAAAAATTCTAAAATCCAAAAGATGTGCTAATATGAAAACAAAAGGAAAAACTAAAAACAGGTTTAAATAAAGTTGTGGGTCACCTTTTAATAAATTATAATTTTTTCTAGAATAATTAATTTTCAAACCTTTCACCAATCCGCCTCAAAGTTAGAATTTTGTATTATAATTTAGTAAAAAAGTATTACTTTTTCCTAATAGGGAGGCTATCATTAAAACTAAAAAACTGAAAACTAATGCACTTTTTTTACTTTCTGCTAGCTTTCTTCCGCTCATAACAATTTCTTGCACAACCGAAACCCTTAATTATGTTAGAACTGATGCAATGAAAGGTAAAATTCAATTAGAAAATCTTTTTGCGCAGTTTCCTACTTTTCCTGAAAAAATTAGAAGTGCATTTCGCAAAAACTTGAATTTAACAGTTCAACAATTTAGTACTGAAGTTTATTTTGCCAAAGTTGCTAATTTTGTACAAAATTATGATTCAACTTTTATTTTATCTAGTAAATTCGATGTTAATATCAAAAAAGATAATTTTAATGAATTTCTTGCTAAAAATAGCAAAAAGTATGAGGATTTAAAGACTAAATTTACAAATTTAAATCTTGGAATTTTAAAATCCACTAATTTAAACCAAGATTTAGATAAATTTTCTAGTGAAATTTTTGAAATTTTACAAGAATTTCAAAAAATAGTACAAAATTATAAATTTGAACTATTAAAATTTAGTCAATTTAACAAAATTATCAAATACGCAAATCTTGATAATTTAGGATCGAAAAAGTCAGAAATTCTCAAAATTTTTAATTCCCTTTATGCAAAAGATGCTAACACAAGCGATTTTGCTTCAGAATTAGTATCACTTGAAAGTTTAATTAAAGAAATAAAATCAATAAAAACTGAATATTCCAAAGTAAAAACACAAAATTTTACTAATTTAGTCTCTGAATTTGATTCAAAGTTAAAATCTAACAATCTTGTCAATGATTTTTCAAATTCAATTAAAGAATTTGAAAAAATTAAATCAGGATTAGATAAAATTATTACTCCCGAAAGCAAAAAAAACACAAAATTAATTAATTTAAAGAAAAAAACTAGTGAAGAAGTTAAAAAATTTTCCAATTTATCAAATGGGATTATTCAAGAATTGGGAAATTTAGTCAACAATTCGCTAACAGAATTTCAGGTTAATCAAATCAAAGGAATTTCAACAAATCTTAACGAATTAAGTGATTATTTTGCAAAATTGAAGGTTAAAAAAATAACATTAAACAGCAATCCTAATTATCTAAATTCGGAAAACAAACAAATTCTTGATGATTTTATGGACTTATCTAGCGTTTTAAATCTTGAGAATAAACTTGTTAATGATAATTTAGTCGCTAAAAACAAGTACTTTTTTCTTTCAAGTATGCTAACTAGAAAAGATAATATCGAATCTGAATTAAGGCGATTAAATGGTAATCAAAGACTAAAAGTTGCCAAAAATCGACTAAATTATCAGTTAAAAACTGATAAATTTAGCCAAAATTTTTTAATTAACATTAATAAACTAGCCGATTCAAAAACTTTAGTTTCTGGAATTCAAGAAATTGGTTCTGAAATTCTAAAACTAGCCGATTCACTTGATACTTATAAACTAGAGTTAAAAAATTTTGAATTTTTAAAACAAAATTCACTTACCACCCAAGAAAATAAAAATTTACTTGATGCAAACAATAACTTAATTAAACAAAAATTGGATAATTATCATAAATTGGATAAAATTGACTATAAAAATTTAGCAGTTTCATCTTCAGAATTTGCTCAACAAGTTAGTTTATTTTCTAATTTGATTTCAAAAGTAAAATCTGAAAACGATGTTCTAGCCGAAAAAATAACTCCAAAAAAATTAGATCCAAATTTAGTTCAATTTAAATCCGAAGCTGAACAACAACTAAAAGTTAGTCTAGATAATGAAAGACTTGATCGCTATAGCATTAAAAAATACTTAAGTTCAGCATCTTTTACGCTTGAAAATGCTAAGCTTTGACTAAAAGAGACAGAAAATTCTGACATTGATTTTACCTTAACAGATTTAAAATTAGACGAAAAGGATAAGAACAATTTAATTTTAGAATATCGTGCAAAATCAAAAAAAGACCCTTCAAAAACAGTATTTTTAACTAAAAACCTTTTAGTTAAAAATAATAATATCGATATTAATTCGCTTGTTTCTAGTTTAAAAATCGATTCCCTTGATGATTATTTTGAGATAAACTATATAGCATTTCGTGAATTTGAGAAGAATTTTTTTGAAAAAAATAATCTACTTGATTTTATTAGTAAAAATCTTGTCCAAATTAAGTCAGTTTTAAAAAATTATTTCACAGTCGAACTTGCAAATAAAAATCGTCTTGAATTTAGTAATGATAATAAATTATTTTTAGATTTAAACATCAAATTTAACAATCAAATTATCAAAAAAATTAAAGTTAAATCAAAAAATCAGTTAAATTTTAAACAAATTGATACTTTTCCTGTTAAAATTAGATATACTGAAGCTTTTAAAAATTCAAGTTTGTTTAAAGAAACTTACTGAACTGACCCAAATTATGCTGATTATGATTTTAGCAGATCAAAAAATGAACTAGATTATTTCTGACAAGTTGAAGAACCTGTTGGCGGTGGTGGTGTCGGGAATTACTGATTTTATAAATTCTTGTTAAAACCAGCACTTGAGGAACTGCAAAAATCCGGACAAATTGATCAAAACAAGAAATTTAAAACTCTTGACAGACACCCAAAAGTGGTGCGTGTTTCCTATTTAGGTCAGGAAAAACCAAAAAAATCTGATGAATTAAGTAAATCTGATCTTGATAAAATTTTTGAAAAGATCCTTAAAAACAAAGAGTTTTTTGACTATCAAGTTCCTGAGGGAACAACAGTTGAACTTGCAAATTTTAAAATTAACCGCGAAGTTAGAAGAGTTGCAACCTCGGCCGCAAGACAGACAATTACTTTAAAATTACTATTTAAAAAAGGTCAGCTAAGTCGTGAAATAAGCATAGATTTTGGTCCTGAAAAATTCATCCAGGGGATTCAAACTGAAAAAGACAAGACAGATTTAGATCTAATTTTAGAAATTCTAAATGATAAAAGTGGGAAAAAATTATTAAAAAATACACAAATTAAGGATATTAAACACACTCACGGCGAAGTTTCTTTAGTTGGTAAAACAAATGAGGAAATAATTGCAAAATTAAATAGTCTTTATTCTTTTGCAAAAATTGGTAAATACGAAATTTTTGCAAAAGAATTAATTTCAAAAGATAACCTAAAAGGTCAGGCACAAATTTTCTTCTGGTACAAAAAAGATGGAATCGAAGCACCAATTATCACTGATGGATTTAAAAGAGTTCCACTTTTTAAAAGAGATAAAGCGATTAGATTTTCTCATTGACTACCAGCAAGATATCAAGATATTAAACCGAAAAACGGAATAAAATTTAGTGACGAAGATTTTCTGCCAATTTCTAACACTGAAATTTTGCCCCGAAATGGCGAAAGTACTATAAAAACCAACGTAATTTCTGATGAAGATAAGCAAATAATTAATCAAATTAACAGTCGCCATTTTGAATATCGCAAAGTAAATGCGGAATGATATCGGAAAAATCGTAAACATATTAAATATCGACTTGTCGATCCGGCAGATATTGTCGAGCAAAATGCGGAATTGTTTCTAAATTATGTACTAAATTTACAAAACAAAGTGGAAATTAATAAGGAAAATGAGAATCTTTTTGATGAAAAACAGGTAAAACCTGAAATTGATGAAGAGGATAAAAAAATTGATGATACTGATGAAATTTTGCCAAAAATTATTGAAAAACAGATATTTTTAGATTCTGATCCCAAAATTTCAATTGACACTGATAAAATAGTAAAAAATTATTTTATTTACTATTATGATGTAAAAACAACAAATATTCCAGGTGAAATGACTTTTAAACTTGGATTCATTAACAAACAAAATACAAACATTCGTTATAGTAGCAAAAAAACTATTAAATTACAGAATCTTGAAAATGATTATAAAACAAAATTGTACCCTGAAGTAATTTTGAATCGTATTAAATTTAGTGATTTAATTCGAAAAAATCAAAATCAAATTTCAAAAGATGCCCTAAATGATAGTACTTTTAGCAATTTCTTTGACATAAAGGAAGCGGCATTAAATTATAATCACTTTAAAATTAAAAAGGATTCAATTAAATTTTTAGAGATAAAAACTTTAGGAGATAAAGACTTTTTCCGTTTGAAATACAAAGATGGAAAAACTGAATTTAAAGGTTCAACTTGATACTTTTTAGGGAATTCTGAAAGTAAAAGTTTCGAAAATCAACTTGATTTAGACACAAAAGATCCACTAATTACTGTTTTTGAATCAGAAAACAGTGTAATTCGTAGTCGTGAAATTGAACCTTATTATAAAGATTTATACTGAAATTATGATCCAGAAACAAGAAAAGCCTCTTGAATTTTAAAGGAAAAATACATAAAAGAAACTTTTTTGAAAAATAATGCGCAAAATCGTAAACTGAAAATCCAACTTTTTGGAAATGCTCTTGTTCAAAATTCAGAAAGACTAATTCGAATCAAAGGTGAATGAGATAAAAGGCATAAACGGGAAATAAAAGGTGGTTTTGACTTCGATTTTGACTTTGAAAAGTTAGTAAAAGGTGAACTAATTACAATAAATTCAACAACAAAAGACGTGTTTTTTGAAAAAACAAAGAAAAAACTTGATGATATTGCCTTTGTTTTGACAGCAAAATATATTAAAAATCAAGGAATTGAATTTCAATTTTGACTAAAAGATCCAAAATACGGATTAGTTGTCGATGA of Mesomycoplasma dispar contains these proteins:
- the cas2 gene encoding CRISPR-associated endonuclease Cas2, coding for MYDIYYENEEDNKLYNKFIKELYKLGYIRLQYSIYSKVIPTHLQYNSEKKKLLRIIPKNSNVRIVMLTEKQYQNIEILNGTKSKNEIYNLEEDYIKL
- the cas1 gene encoding type II CRISPR-associated endonuclease Cas1 — protein: MKKIIEISESEYVYLFLNNIIIKKDSEKFVFPIDSIDVLIFENDRTTLSIPVINELVEKKVNIIICKNHLPQSLIIPYNGYYNNKVFQEQIKWDISYKTKTWQEIIKLKIQRSLNLLKAIKKISFEDETKMQEYFHEVQPYDINNREGHAAKLYFKILFGKNFIRDHDGSDKINILLNYGYMVLLSYVARILCGKGLDNRLGIYHKSFNNNFPLACDLMEPYRYWVDHIVYNHINAEFLSFQDFKETLFKSFAQHIEYKGKQIKFSKYIEFEIMDILNLKENQKENTAESDQSQY
- the cas9 gene encoding type II CRISPR RNA-guided endonuclease Cas9 (Cas9, originally named Csn1, is the large, multifunctional signature protein of type II CRISPR/Cas systems. It is well known even to general audiences because its RNA-guided endonuclease activity has made it a popular tool for custom editing of eukaryotic genomes.) is translated as MGKKHITIGFDLGIASVGWAIIESDTSKILNWGSRLFEERKTAQKRRGHRSTRRNIRRKAYRNQKFMNLILKYKELFGLENTSQISRIDKKDVENYKKIEEKFTEIYRNCANKYPNILDLKIKALNSKIEKLELVWILHDYLENRGFFYDIEQNSEEEKKKNKKFASKYKGSEFPSILLDRFFKKNGFFNSYGLVSEYGYNFSNLHWRNEISKLFEIQEIDYEFGKKFLDIFSSVRDYAKGPGSKNSISKYGVFEIDETGKVVEYENIWDKTIGKCSFFVQESRVSSNYPSYEIFNLLNQLINLSSELKLENGKNWQLKTKDRDFLLDKLLEARKNKKNKDASIEDDIIKIILADFGLEKTDITNDDSIQGRDIIKAKPTTKLETTNKLLKIIYSHSSNAKQVKSNNLVEFLPFLDKICAIVDHDKAREKNEVLKKLEEKGIFSKFQIIPEKQEKFLDSLFKEKLNFKKIGNLSLKAIHFFLPKMISQNKNSEFLKWNDLETRQTWEEEKNKIKKVNKKSKYLNPRIFEDEIISPGTKNTFEQAILVLNQIIKKYSKDYQIDAIIIESPRTKNDKKTTYKINKAIKESKEKDKKLFEALNLKEEGYTFEQLKSKSKSLFDKLRLYYQQEKLDLYDLDSSDEGEIKINDLIEKSQNYEIDHIIPYSMSYDNSQANKILTLRAKNGEKRKEIASKYARKKGEEYFKKYLEKVKELFIDSIKSKNNTDYVDLDKDSSKKKYRLLTLEDFDQYHAEFIARNLNDTRYSTKLFYHALRDHFQNNEHFEYLDEKSQIHKVKVATIKGHVTRYFRGKTGYSKDEIFENNAKEDESTHKKVIKKRRENNEHHAVDAAIVAIIGNENRQLANLLTISDNSFENYDEDHKLNVRTGEIVRKPKFEIEKFAKIDELKNKILEQCTIAKNEIPIKFSRKLRTILNCQISNENLCGFKFDENQNKYFKINKINLLNSTNEELEKYFINPFGTEESKYKVLMAESHKVEFERLKEIFFKYKEKGDAFAKYIDDLKKKEPELIDEIDAAKAIGKILYYKLEPLNQQTFYGEPKIVKKYYKNIRIIKYDSIPIQFKMLSKHDGGKSYKDDLRSLYSLVYKVYEKGKETYKSIPVNSALTKFGSNNNDLLDENNYNSQNLLLYKNDFTKPIPTGCKPIIAIKKGVILKKKNYEIQDDFTETEENGRYFFISGISKECGKNIDTRFTLRFIEISKDTVASKRVTDKIFKHYDLIHLDELGNEYPIKIKEHTEEEKKLCTIK